The window CTCCATTCTCAGAGGTGTCTCACCACGCCTACGGCGCATCTGACGACGTCTACGACCTTTACGACCCAGCTCCGTTTACGACCTCCGCGCGGCAGCGCCAGCATTCTGCGCACCGtccctcttcctctcattTGGCCGAATCGCATATCCGTGATCCTCAGCGTCCGTTGCGACGGGTACATCGCCAGCCTGAGGTCCGCCGCCAATCACCTCACCGTCGTGCGGTCTCGCTAGACGCCTCGGGCATCCCCCCCAGACCGGCGCAGTCAATTCCGGTCGTTGTTGAACCAGCTCCGAGTGGCATTGCAGCCTTACCTCCAGCCCTCTCCGAAGCGCATACCGATAACGACGGCTCCACCGTCGACGACCCTTACCAGCTCCTTCATACCTCGTATTGGCCGCGGAGAACTGCCGGGGTCTCATCGCGCACCGCATCTGCCATCCTCTTTACCCTCGAGGAGGCCATTCGCCGCCCGTTTTCCTTTACAACCGATTGGGAGGAGGTGAATGCTTCTATGTCAGATATGGTAGGCGTTGCTGGTCCTGCCGCTCCGGTTGGTAATGGCCGCGTCCAAAATGGTGGCACCTCGCGTGCCCCGCAGGGCCCTGTGCCGGTGTCCTCATCGCAACCGCCGAGTGGTATGAGGACTCCAACCGACATCATGCGACAGCGTCGTGACCGCGAAGCTCGTCGTCGAGCCGAGCAAGAGGCCCGAGACAAAGAACAGGAGGAATTGAAGCGACTGCAAATGGGACAAGAACAACAGTCGCAGCCACAGGCAGAACAGTATGCTCCTGGCGTAGCTGCCAACCCACCAGCTCAAAGGGTCCCTCGGGGCCCTGCACAACCAGTGACAACCTCCGCAGCACCTGGTTCGGCTTTCCAGCCCACTGCGAGAGCAGCGCCAAGCGGTCGCAGACAAGATTATCCTTCTACACAGCCGACTGGAGAGCGATCTAGCCAACCAAGGCCACCACAGGACTCCGGCCAGCAATCATTGGGCGGTCATGGCCGAACACAGAGTGCGTCGGCTGCAGGAGTCGGTACTCAGGGACCTGGACTCGCCAAGCCTGCACAGCCTGAAACTTCTCAGTCTCTCCAGCAACCTCGGCGCGCCGCTTTCCCTCATGCATTTGAGCGCTGGGAAACCCTATCCTCGCACTGGGAGGGGCTCACCGGCTACTGGATCCGCAAGCTCGAACAGAACAacgaagagctggagaaagATCCGCTAAGCCAGCAGCTTGCCCGACAGATCACGGATCTATCTGCAGCAGGCGCCAATCTTTTTCATGCCGTTGTTGAACTCCAACGTCTACGGGCGTCCTCCGAGCGCAAGTTCCAACGTTGGTTCTTCGACACTCGAGCTGAGCAGGAACGTGCCAAAGAATTGCAAGCAGACCTGGACCGCCAGCTTAAGACCGAGCGAGAGGGCCATGCTGAttccgccgccgccgcccagaTTGCCGAAAAGGATAAGACCCGAGCGGAGGACTTGCTCCGGGAGATGCGTCGGGAACTCCAAATCTCCAAGGAGGAAGCGCGTCGCGCGTGGGAGGAGCTTGGACGCCGTGAgcaggaagagcgagatcgGACCAACTCCCTGCGAAACGGAGAGCCCACCTTGGTCGGTGGTGTGCAGGTGGTGCCTATGATCCAAGGTCTGCCCAGCCGCCACAACACCCGCCCGCCTACGCGCGAAGGTCCGTACGCCGGCGGTCCCACTGCCACGTCCATGGGAGGTGCGGCATACCAAGGCAAAGGCGCAGACCCCGGCACGAGCGGACAGTACTATGAAAGTGGTGGCACACCCATGTCCCCGACAGAATCTGATCCCTTCACGGAGAACAGAAAGCCCGTGCAATCAGATCCCGCGACCTCCCGTCCAGCCTATTCTGAGCAATACTACGAATCAGCACACCAGGACGCGCCACCGACCTCCGAGCCGGATGAACATTCTTACGTCGGCAGCAGCGAAGCCGAAGACGAATTTTCCCACTACACGCACGATCCGCAGGGCAGATATGCGCCGGCGCTGTCCGAGGAAAGCGATGACTACGACCAGTCCCCCACGGACGAACGTCACTTTGTCACGGAGGGTGGCTAcaccagcagcgccgccTCGTCGGCTCCAATGCCGGCCCCCTTCGTGCCTCCGACAGCCGACTACACTGGCTCCGGCTACGGCGGCTGGGACTCTGTAACTCCTCGACACCGCCATCCCACGCGGCTGAGCGATGtcctcgaggaagatgaggccAGTCGTACCAGCCCGAGCCGCGCTAGCCAGGCAAGTCGTGGCCTTCTGTAAATACGTTCCGTCCAGTTTGAGCGCTTTCTCTCCTGGGTTTTTCACGATTAGGTTGATATTCCCTTAATGGTGCGTATGTAGAGGAGTAAGTAAAAGATGGAGACGAGAGCATTGTCTTGATTCCGCATTTGTGGCGAGTTTccctcctttcttcttgaGCGGGCAGTCTTTCATATTTGTCTGTTTTGTCTTGTGGTAATTGTTACATTTGGCGTCTTTTTTATTTTGCTACTGTTGTTATTTGCTCGCATTTTTTTCCTTGTCCGTCTTGTCTTTGTGATTTAGTACTTCAATGGCGATACTGTAATATTTTATTCCCCATAAAGCTTTCCCCAGTAATTCTGCTGGTCTTCTGAAATCCGATAATGACAATAGAGAACAGAGCTTGGAAATATGAATCGCAAGCGCCAGGAAGTCTTTCCATGCGTGAAGGACATTCCATAAAGTAGAGAATGGGTTAAGGCTGCAGTAAGCGCACAAGATATATATTCCTGCATATCCGTCCTTGGATCCCATCCCGAATCCATGCATCACTCTCAATACCCCTCTAAATGGATTTTTGATCGTAATTTCGCTGCATTCCTTTAACCAATTTCAACTGTCCTTCATCAGCAACATGATTTGGTTCAGTTGGTTCAGTTAGGTTGTTGCTTTGTTTGGACCCGACGGCCACCGACGAAACAAGGGGGGGAAATAAAGTCCACCAccaaaagcaaaaaagacacaaacaTTTCCGCCACCACGGGGTTCAACTGTGTAGACGCAGCGTACTCGTCCCACCCAGACACCATTCATCGAAGTCTCCCCTCTGACTTTGAACTGGGGTCTAAGCGTGCTCTGGGAGATCCGAATATAGAACGAAACTCAGCATTTCAGCAAGGCTCATAATTTAAGggggctggatctggatcgGATAGGACGTAGCGACGATTAAGAGCGTTCTTTTTCATAAATGTTCAACCGTTGGACTTTCATTATTCTCTATGAATCAGAATGCGACTAACTAGAAGTACAGACAAAAAATAGATATCAACACCGATAATGCAACACAACAAGATCCACTCATACAGGCGTTAGTCTCGTTTTGATCCACCCTGAAGAAGTTGGCGGAACAAGATCGAGATCATGGACTCGTGACCATAACATGAGAGAGGCCGTAAATCATCAAATCAAAAGTAAGAGAGACAAAAATAAACCCCCAGGGAGTTTATTTCATTGTCCCCGTCGTAATAAGCATATCGCTCCTCCCAGGTCTCGAGAAGCGATCAATGCCAAGATGCTCCTTTCCATCACGACCAACATAGATCCCAAAGCCATAAAGAGGCAGCTCGCGCTCACTTGGCGGGGAGACGATGAGTCTTGTCACAAGATCGGTCTTGCTTCTAGGCTCGCGGAGCAGCTTATCAGTCAGCAACGGCGACTGATACAGGAAGCTCATGAGATCAGCCAATGTGCTTATATCGTGTGGCAGATAGCGATAGCGACGAGGGAAGATGGTCAGGAAAGAGGCGGCATAAACACCGCAGAAGACGATAAGGGCATAGAAGGCTGGCATAGCTGCCGAGATGCG of the Penicillium psychrofluorescens genome assembly, chromosome: 1 genome contains:
- a CDS encoding uncharacterized protein (ID:PFLUO_000261-T1.cds;~source:funannotate), which encodes MVSHHAYGASDDVYDLYDPAPFTTSARQRQHSAHRPSSSHLAESHIRDPQRPLRRVHRQPEVRRQSPHRRAVSLDASGIPPRPAQSIPVVVEPAPSGIAALPPALSEAHTDNDGSTVDDPYQLLHTSYWPRRTAGVSSRTASAILFTLEEAIRRPFSFTTDWEEVNASMSDMVGVAGPAAPVGNGRVQNGGTSRAPQGPVPVSSSQPPSGMRTPTDIMRQRRDREARRRAEQEARDKEQEELKRLQMGQEQQSQPQAEQYAPGVAANPPAQRVPRGPAQPVTTSAAPGSAFQPTARAAPSGRRQDYPSTQPTGERSSQPRPPQDSGQQSLGGHGRTQSASAAGVGTQGPGLAKPAQPETSQSLQQPRRAAFPHAFERWETLSSHWEGLTGYWIRKLEQNNEELEKDPLSQQLARQITDLSAAGANLFHAVVELQRLRASSERKFQRWFFDTRAEQERAKELQADLDRQLKTEREGHADSAAAAQIAEKDKTRAEDLLREMRRELQISKEEARRAWEELGRREQEERDRTNSLRNGEPTLVGGVQVVPMIQGLPSRHNTRPPTREGPYAGGPTATSMGGAAYQGKGADPGTSGQYYESGGTPMSPTESDPFTENRKPVQSDPATSRPAYSEQYYESAHQDAPPTSEPDEHSYVGSSEAEDEFSHYTHDPQGRYAPALSEESDDYDQSPTDERHFVTEGGYTSSAASSAPMPAPFVPPTADYTGSGYGGWDSVTPRHRHPTRLSDVLEEDEASRTSPSRASQASRGLL